The sequence aattgaaaccatgatcatATCACATTAACAATTAACAATCGAGAACTTATCCAACAAACTCCACATGTCTAAGTCTTAAGAATTAATAATTAAGCAGAATATCAATTAGCAAAACGAAAAATGAAAAAGCAATCACACATATAGAATACAATGATTTGCGTGGTTCATCCAAGATGTGCTACATTCATGGCTCTTCCACTATTTCGAcagataaaataacaaaaacctAACCCTCACACTTCCTCATGAGATCAACCCTATATGACGTGTTACAATATAGAGAAACGCTAATCCCCAAAGTACAAATTACCCCTAGTATAAACGATTCCCAAAAAATTTTGATTCAGGGACTCTGCTCCGTACACCCCAAGGGGGCAAGGGGTTGCctacccccttgcaacccccacggcctgctCATAGGCAAGCGGGACCGCCATTATTGGGGGAAAATCATTAGTCTACTTAATTAAATTGAGATCAGACTTCAATAATAACAATCACACTTGAAGATTGATATCTACACTTCACTGAAAAAGCTTTAAACCTTATAACTTATCGCCCTCGCATCTATCAATCATTCACGAAGATCAATCCAAGTTGAGCAAAGGCCCAACTTCTGCTTGTCAATTACCATTGTTAACATATCTGCAAGATTCTTACTAACATCAATCTTGTCAAGCTTCAGTTGTCCATTCTTCAAAACCGACTAATGAAGTGATACCTCAACTACATATGCTTCATTCTTGAATGAAATGCTGAGTTCTTTGCTAGATGAATAACACCATGACTATCACTGACTAGATACCTCAACTAAATATGCTACCATCTTTAATTgatctttttctcattttgcaGAGGCGTTTTGGTTGCAATGAGGTCGAGGGTTTTGGTTGCAACGAGGTCTCACAATTTTCTTAATACCGTGGCCGATCTCTCGCTTTTTCACGGCTTGTAGAATGCAGATCTATGGTTTGAATCTCTGCTTCTGGAATGCAGATTTTAGGGTCTACTCAAGAGGGTGAGTTTTTactttggttttggtttggtgaGTATTTGAATctctggttttggtttggtgtaTTACAGAGATTATAAATCATTTGGTTTGGTATATTCAATATAATGTTTGAGTCCTATGGCCTTTTGAACTCTCACTCAGAAGTTATTTCTCTTAATGGGTGATGCAGTACCNNNNNNNNNNNNNNNNNNNNccccaaaaaaaaaagaaaaaaaaaaccaaacccaaaaataaaataaaatatattatgatTCGAATAACACTCTTTCTATCTCACAGCATTGAAGCACCTCAACAATTCTACATAATCCATCTCCATCTTTTACTCTTATCCACTCTGATCCTCACCCAAGCAAATTGCAAACCAAACCCATCTCCCTTTatccatagtccatactcatCCATTCACAACTCAGTGAGTGTTGTGTAGTGCATCATATCCTTATTTAATTCATGTCATCATTCTTGTGAATCTTGTCCATGGATTGGAGGTCTTCTCGAGTCCCAACCAGTCCCTTCAGACGCTTCAGGAATACACTCTCTTCTTTATTGCCATGCCTTAACATAATCTGCAGAAATTAAGTTCCTCCAACCAACATACTCTGATCTCAATCACATCACCTAAATCCCTCATGTCTCTACCCtatttctctctcacacatTTTTCTTCCCCTACCACATGAATCATTATTCATAGTTCCTGCTGCAGTATTAATTTGCATTTTGCAGCAGCAACCACAATCCACAGCCACATAGTCTCCCTATATCCCCTACTCCTATTCTCATGCTTGAACTTGAACCCCTTTAGAACATCTATTTCCCAGTCACTTCTAAAGTTTGGGTATTAATGACTCCTCAAGCTGTGACCTTCCTacccattttttaaaaaaatttcaattcaagTGTCCGGGAGGTTCCATTTTTCCTACCCATATAGAAGGACCAGTGGAGTAAGGACCCACTTGACAAAAACCATTCCAAGTTGGAATCTTTGATTCCATAATTGAATTTTTGATTCAGTAGATTCACTTACTCTTTCtaccccaaaaggaaaaaaagattcACTTCCTCTTTATTAGAGATACGgttttattttgaaaagaatCTATGGGAGATCAGTCTTTCCTGTTTGTAATTGGGTTTCCATTGtgaaactttctaaaataaaCTTGGTTTGTACCTTTCTAAACTTGCTTCTAATTCCTTTTATATAACGGGAACAAACCCATCAGAAATCTCATATGGGTATCTTCCATATGAAACCAAAAGTTATTCActtcgattttggtttatttttgaaaaggaTCAAAGGGAGAGCGAATCTTTCTTGTTTGTAACTGGTTTCCAATTTAAAACTCTCTGTATATTTCTTTccaagtttctctctctctctctctctctctctctcccctttaaCTCCTATATAATGAGAATAAACCTCTGGTTTGGGACTCATAACAAAGATTCACACCACAGCCAAGACCCCTGAAGCTCCAAGGTCGAAGAAGCTAAGGAATCAACTTATTCTGTAATCCCCAGTTCTTCACTCTCTCCCCTGTTTCGAACCATTCTTCTGCGTTTGTTCAATTCAATGTTCCAGTTAATTTGAGTTTGGTTTACTTCTTTGTAGGTGATCCAAGATGACATCTCGATCTCTGATTTTCGGATTTCTTCTCGCCACCTTCTTCCTCGCTGGTACTGTAAAGTTTTTCCCACTCTCCAAGATTCCATCTTTTTTAATTCCTTCTGGGTTTTGGGGATGATCTTCAAGCTTTAATGTATATTTATATTGGATTTCATTGTTGTTAAACAGGGCTTTCTCACTCTGAGGCAATTGAGGGAGACTCCATTAAAGCTTCCATGATATCCCAGGAAATTAGCACAACCAGCCTTGGCAATCGTAAACTGCTAACTACCACACCCTCACTCTCACCAGAACAAGGTAAGTAAGCTTTAATCCACCTCGCTTTCTCAATTTGAAGGAACAAGAAATTTAAAGATTTGCCAATGGCTTTGAAATATGTTGATAAGGTGTGGAAGAAGTTGTTGCAGAAGAAGGAGGGGAAAAGGTGAAGTGTTCGAGGGAAGACATAGATATATATGAAGGGCAAACGGATCCTCTACCGAACGGAATCCCAACCTACTCAGTGAACATAGTGAACGTCTGCAGCACAGGTTGCTCCATCTCCAACATTCACCTCAGCTGTGGATGGTTCAGCTCTGCTCGTCTTATCAACCCCAAGGTATTCCGCCGCCTCTCTCACGACGACTGCCTCGTCAACAATGGCGGACCCTTGGCTCACGGTCAAAGCATCTCCTTCGTCTATGCCAATACCTTCCGTTACCCTCTTACCGTCTCTTCCCTCACCTGTTGATCCTGACCTGATATTATCATCACCTTCTGAAGATTAAGAAGGAGACAAAGATGAAGCTATCATCTAAATTTTGCACTGAGAAAGCAGTTCTGAGCCTGTAGCTGtgtggatttggattttttttttttttttttgagcttgctttACCTTTTTGTtatcaaaatttggaaaattagaAAGTTACGAGTTTGTCTTACCTTTTTGTgattaaaattaagaaataaaaaagtgtttgaATCAACATTTTTGTTCATCCCTCGTCATACGATAACTCGGTATATCTATTATAGCGATcatttactaaaaaataaatatatgattAACTAATTATCGAGCTTCGAAAATGATCGACCATCCATGACTCAAAACTATGGGATATAGAAAGACCCTCCAATAAGGGAAAGGTGTTCGAATAAATGCATCTATCAATTTATGAGTTTCACCAAACGAAAGCCAACACGATTTTAGTGATTGATATTGGCCAAATCTCCAAATCGGGTTGGATTGGATGGATTTGCTTGTATTTTTCTTatcaaaaaattgaatttttactgtttttttCTTCGATCCATACTGATCCATTAATACGGGGTATCACCCTCTCCCGAATTTGATACAAATCACATGATTCGGGTGATCCAATATTGATCCCTCAATTTAGGGTGTAAAAAAGTCTGGGCTGAGATTTCATCCCATAAGGTGGGTTAGAGTTGAGAATTTTAGgcccaaggttgggttgggttgagacctcaacctagGCCTAACCCAACCCCGTATGTTaagtacataataatataaatatgttaataattgtAAATGAATACTTATAAAAAAAGATCTACCAAACCGTTTCGTTTTCCACAATttacacataaaagaaaatttggtCTTTGGTCGTAGCAATGTATCAAGATAAAGCAGCCAAGTATAACCAATGGcagtcaccaaaaaaaaaaaaaaaacaatagtaCTGTATTGGGTTGGGTTTAGGCTCcattagggttgggctgggtttaggCTCGATAAGGTTGGGTTTGGGCTGATATATCTCAGCatgacctagggttgggctgtgctcggcttgggttgagttaagagaccttagcattggattaggattttaaaaaacccagcccaacccggccaattgacacccttgtcTCAAACCATGAAACCCAAGAGGTTTATCTTGTTATTTCTCTGTGACGCAGGAACATGTGGGTTAAGTCTAATGTGCTATCTGAAAAACCAATTTGCGCTGGTTGTCACCATCTAAAACTCAGTTGTGGGGAAATCCAAACAGTTCCATGATAATGATTTGAAGCAAATACAAGATCAGATGGTTGACAATAGTAATGttgaatcaaaattttcatcatgAACGgttcctctatatatatatatatatatatgtgtgtgtgtgtatatatatatatacactaaaaaaaaatactttgtTCGGTTGTGTATCCTACACCAGTGTTCCCATGCTATTATCTCTCCTCTAGCTCCATCTGAGAAGATATAAGAGAGACAAAGTCATGCGAGTGCAGACAGAAAATCACTTCCCAAATCAAAACTAAGATTTTAAGGTTATCCTTTTGCATCACAAATTTAGTATTTTTATTGCTTAAAAGTATCATTAAATTTAGTATCTCCAAAGGAATAAGACACTTAAACACGCATTAAAGCTAGTGATCCTGGACAAAGAGTCACTTCCCAAATCAAAGTTTGGTTTTAAGGTTAATCTTTTTGTCACAAATTtagctgctttttttttttgcttaaaatGCCAAAAATTTACTATCTCCAAAGAAATATGACAATTAAACATGCATTATTTTACAAATTTACTGGTTCTCATGTTCAACAATTGAGAGAGAACTCATGCAACGGAGTCGATCCTCACACAATAAGGTTCAAACCCTAATCTCacgaagaagataaagtgtagATGGAAGAGAACAGGAGAGTAATTATAAGCTTCTGCTAAATGGATCACATGTCAGTGGCAAGATTATATTGGGTGAACCAATTAGTGTTTTGTCTAGGAATAATTACTTAAGAGTCTCGTTTTTGCGTAGTCACGAAAATATTTACCAATAATTATACCCATAAATAGTTATATCAAATATCccctaaattattattatttatttgggcAAGAGATGAAGAGAATGCTACCCTATGCTGACAGGGTATTTGTCAACTTGCCCTTGAGGTTTCATTCTCTTGGGTGCTACTAGGGGTTACCCGCGCAGTCTCCCACATAGGGCCCACAAAGCACATTAGTATCCACCACGATCCACAGCCACATTAGTATCCTATATCCCCTACTCCTATTCTCAAGCTTGAACTTGAACCCCTTTAGAACATCTATTTCACAGTCACTTCCAGAGTTGGGTATTAATGACTCCTCAACCTGTGACCTTCCTACCTTTTCATAAGTTTTCAATTCAAGTGTCCGGGAGGTTCCATTTTGCCTACACATATATAATACAGCTATAGAAGGACCAGCCGAGTAAGGAACCACTTGACAAAAACATTTCAAGTTGGAATCTTTGTTTTCATAAGgacccgtttgtttagaggggaggaTAGGGTGGGAGAGTCTGACGGGTTGGACCCATGTATTTGTAGggtgaagaataaaaaagtacgggagagggataggtatgctagtaGGTTACattggaattaggaatgctagcggaaTATTAACTATAGGATTTGTTCATCCTAGAtataaccgttggatggaggtaaCAAATCCAAACTCTCACTCCACCGCTACTAcaccttttctctccctctctttctctctccctgccCTGCAACTGCGTTGTGCCATCGCTGCTCGAGTATCATACCTCTTGTTTTGCTTTTCaacggctctctctctctctctctctctctctctcccctcctcaGCCTCTCCTCCAGCCCCTTCATGTGAGCCTGTGAATGCAACTCTTGTGGCATTGCAATAACTTAAAAATCACTCTCACCAAATTGTTTCTTCGAGTCTCTATCCTCACCTACGCTGGGACAAATGATCAACAATGGGTGCATGGCTGCCAAAACCTCGATCGAATCTCTATCCTTCCAGTCTACAACTCTATAACGACAACACTTCATCTTAACCTTCTTTAAGTTGGACTGATTTGGCGATCCTCCACTGGGGCTTTTTTGGTGGTGGTAGTGGAGACTAGAGAATGCTAAACCAATGACGAGTATTTTGATGGAAAATCATCCTGAAGTTTTACCAtagtaaataaaattttcttgccCTAACCTCCACTCTCTGGGAGGTTTTAAAATCAGATCGTATAGAATCGAAACAAATTATTagaatttggttttaaaatCTGAAATCCTCTTTTGATTTCATTCAGCTTCAGTTTTGGGATAGAAACCTTAGTTTTTAATCGATGGATGATAAATTCTTAAGAaaattttctatcattcctccaTATACTCTTCAATAACTACTAGAGATAGAGGAGGCGACTaggccagagagagagagagagagagacggattTTTTGGAAGGGAGGCGGAGCCGGTGATCGAAAGGAATgggaaaggtagaagaagaaggggaaggaattGTGGAGTGGCGGTATTGGGCAAATTTTGTAAGACAACAATTACATACAGATGAGATCTTTTATCTTTCTTACGGCTGGTAGACTGGGCATACCTGTCATTTTTAGGAAATGTAAAATGGGGGGAAAATTACTGTAGCATCCCACTCCACGGCGTTTGGCTTGGTGTCGATTCTCAAGaataagggagagagagtgaggagaGATGGAGAGACTGAAATATAGAGAGGGGAGGCGAGGAAGATGATAATGGAGAGGAGCTAGAAGAGAGCATGTTGGGTGGGTCGGAGGAACAACTTATCTCAAGAAATTTCTgtaatctttttatttctctGGCTCTGGTCCTTGCGAGTGGTTCTGCTGCGAAGACCCCTCTAACTCTCACTGCTCTCTAAACCCACTTCAcaccttatctctctctctctctctctctctctctctctctctccgccaTGGCCTCTGCTTCTACACATCTACTGAAGCAGGTGTCAATGACAGACGGCTGCCTATCCTCTCCTTCAAACGTGTTCGGCACTAAAACCACATACCCATGTATCTCTCTCCATGCAAAAACCCATTAAATCTTCTTTACCGCACTTGCCCGTCTGGTTCTTCATTTCGTTCTTGAGGATctctgaagaagaaaatatccGCATCTACTGTTATTGCTCTTGTGGCCCAGACCTCTGATTGGGCTCAATAGGAGGAAAAGCCAAAGTTGATGAGGGGTTCGATTGGGAGAATcagaataaggaaagaaagacaAGAAAATGGCGGTCACTATGTAACAGTAGCCGTCCACTCACCTGCAGTGCATGAACCCCAAAATGGGCCGATCTCACCGGAGTTACATTTACAGAGATCTCACGAAAGAGacaggagagagggagagagacgtTGCAAATTCGAGTGAATCCCCATCAAAATCCTACCATCATACcaatttggtgggactttgtgAAGGAGTGGGGTGGGACAAACAACCTGCCACGTGGGCCGACTTCTAAGTTGGGCTGTTCTGCTCACTTTCCAGTTCCAAAGCAACCAAAAAACTTTGGAATAGTTGTTTTTCTTATAAAAGTGCATCAACACTCCCACCCGCAAAACCCCGCTATTCAAACGGCCCTCATTGAGTTTTTGATTCAATAGATTCGCTTAGGGcttgtttggtatcgtttttgttccagaaatgctgtttcatttaaaaaacgaaaatttcagtttctatgttaAAACGCAGTTTTAAAACGaaaaaatagtattttaaaattttagatttttatcggaatttttttttttttaggtaaaatggaacgaaactgggaagacagGACTCCATTTTGAAGTTCCGTCAAATCtagttttttcagttttttttttcactttttgttccaaaaaaacagaaacggaccataaatGCATCAAACAGAAGATTtcgttttttcgttctaatagaacgaaaaaactccagaaacgtttttttagaacgatatcaaacgggcccttactCTTTctaccccaaaagaaaaaaaagattcacTTCTTCTTTATTAGAGATACGGTTTTATTATGAAAAGAATCTATGGGAGATACTCTTTCCTGTTTGTAACTGGGTTTCCATTGtgaaactttctaaaataaaCTTGGTTTGTACCTTTCTAAACTTGCTTGTAATTCCTTTTATATAACCAGAACAAACCCATCAGAAATCTCTCATCATGGGTATCTTCCATATGAAACCAAAAGTTACTCCCTTCAATTTTGGTTTATGTTTGGAAAGAATCAAAGGGAGAGCCAATCTTTCTTCTTTGTAACTGGGTTTCCATTTTGAAACTTTCTCTGTATATTTCTTTccaactttctctctctctctctctctctctctcctttaacTCCTTCTATATAATGAGAATAAACCTCTGGTTTGGGACTCATAACAAATATTCACACAACAGCCAAGACCCCTGAAGCTCCAAGGTCGAAGAAGCTAAGGAATCAACTTATTCTGTAATCCCCTGTTCTTCACTCTCTCCCCTGCTTCAAACCATTCTTCTTCGTTTGTTCAATTCAATGTTCCAGTTAATTTGAGTTTCGTTTACTTCTTTTCAGGTGACCCAAGATGACATCTCGATCTCTGATTTTCGGATTTCTTCtcgccttcttcttcctcaccgGTACTGTAAAGTTTTTCCActctcaaagattttttttttttNNNNNNNNNNNNNNNNNNNNTTTTTTAATTCCTTCTGGGTTTTTGGGATGATCTTCAAGTTTTAATGTACATTTGTAATGGGTTTTATTAGTTCTTGATGCAGAAAAAATTGGTCGGACGATCTTCCctacagttcctggtgctttggccgacttgtacagaagagatgacagaggagagccgggctgacccgatggtggactctccgatgccatctttccacaacagatgctcaagggagcttttccagtaaaagaagtgagtAATCCCTctcccatgatggaggcttaccttggtatttataggctgctgatggagggcaagtgggagacggtTGTGAAGAATCttgtttaggcgtggagtcctcaaggggtgTTGCTCTGTGATTcctggaatattcccctcttaactcggaaaggccaaccgtgtgacgatgacgtgtagtggatagagtcctgtcctccggaatagggattacgttccttgaatgtaggggtggacaaaaacacgtttctggaaaccttattgttgacgtcgggccgaaGAGGCAACACagcctgattgaggccgaggtgatagctcggcctgatggaggcccaGGTGCAGCACATCCTGACgcaggccgaggtggagcacgacttGATGAAGGCCAAGGAGATagcacggactgatggaggccgaggtgcagcacggcctgacaGAGGCTGAAGTAG is a genomic window of Macadamia integrifolia cultivar HAES 741 chromosome 13, SCU_Mint_v3, whole genome shotgun sequence containing:
- the LOC122059113 gene encoding TPD1 protein homolog 1-like, whose translation is MTSRSLIFGFLLATFFLAGLSHSEAIEGDSIKASMISQEISTTSLGNRKLLTTTPSLSPEQGVEEVVAEEGGEKVKCSREDIDIYEGQTDPLPNGIPTYSVNIVNVCSTGCSISNIHLSCGWFSSARLINPKVFRRLSHDDCLVNNGGPLAHGQSISFVYANTFRYPLTVSSLTC